One Stratiformator vulcanicus genomic window, AAATCGATCACTACAGCTTCTCGGCAGTACTGGGCACCATCGAGGAAGGAAGCGAGTTTGTGCTCCCCGATGGCTCACAGTGGACGGCGCAGAAGATTGAAGTTGACGCTGGTGGCGTCGAGTTCAACGTAACATCGCCCAGTTGGAACTTCTCATCCGACGAAGACGTGGCAACTGACCTGTTGGAGCTTCCCGTCGACTCCAGCATCACTATTTTGCATGAAGAGTCATCCAAGGTGTGGGTTAGTAAAGCCCTATTCCATACGACGCTGGGAGTTTCACGCCGCCTCGTCGACGGCCGCTTCTTGACGGACGTGAAGATTTCAGTACCGGTCCGTAATGAAAGTGCGGCTGGACGAAAATCCGTCAAGAGGAACTACTTCGACATTGAGGATGGTGACGTGATTGAGCTATTCCCCGGCATCAAACGGGTCGTCAAGACAGTTGTTGCGTCTTCCCCCTCAAAAGGGGTCCGAGGAAAGGTCGTGATTGCGTCTATGACTCAAGGAAACGGATCTTGAAATTTGAGTGACGGCGGGTGGCTGGGGACAGGCGTTTTCGCCTGCCCTAAGTCGAGCGCGTTTGAAGATAACCCCTCCAGCAAGGCCGCGTTACCCCGCGCTCGCCGGGGGCGGTTCTGCGAGACCGTCCCCAGCCACCCCCCGGCTACGACGGCAACATCACGGAGTCGAAGACGTTGTTGAAAACGTTGCTGAAGATGGTCGACTATATCCACGCCAACCTGCTTCGCCGTGGGCTGGTGGAACGGCCGACTGATTGGAAGTGCTCAAGTGCGGCGGAGTTAATCGACGAGCGACCCGGACCGCTCCGAGTCGACCGAGTGCCGCCGGACTGGCTCGATTAACGCCGGGGGGCGGTTGGCTAATGTGCAAGAAGCAACCGGACAACCAGATGCGGGGGCGAGCCGCCCCCGGCGGGGGATCGGGTGATTTCGGTCTCACGCAAGTGTTTACGCTCACCCGCCTCCCACGATCACGCTCCGTTTTGGGAATCGTGCACTAAAAGCTGAAGTTCTGCGAAACGATCCCGCACTTGCGGTGTTTCACATCCCACAAGCTCCTGAGCCGACGGGGTAACGCACCATGAAAATGCTGTTGATATTTTGCTGGTGCCTGGCGGTAGCGGCCGTGGCGAATGCGGAGGAGACCTTTGTCACAATCCATAAGGTCAGCGGAAATCGGATTGTCGTGTCGAAGGAAGATCAATCAGCTGGTCGGCGCGGCGGCGGGCGATTCCAAGGGAATTCGGACGACGCTTCGCGCGGCCGCCGGGGACGGGGAGCGGCACAATCTGCCCCGCAGGCGGTCGTCACCATCGCAGCCGATGTGAAGATCACCGGCGCGATGCGAGAGCGGCGGACAAGCGATTTCATGGTGCTCGCCGAATTGCCCGGCGGTTTGCGGAACTCAGTATTCCGCAATATGAAGCAACCGCTGTCGGCCCGCGTGATCACGGAGGGAAAACGCATCCTTGAGATCAACGTCCTGACACCGGTGACAGACATCAACCAGTCGCTGGTCGATGCCGACGGCGAAGCGGTCATCGCCGTCCGACCGAAGCGACCACCCATGAAGGAGAACCGGTGAGAGCATATGCTCAGTCGACTTTCATCTTAATGGCGGTGGTCGCCGGGCTCGCGGCCGTGATGAATTTAAACAGCGCTGCGGCCGACGAGACCGATGCGGGATTAAGATTCTTCGAGGCGAAGATTCGGCCGGCCCTCATCAAACATTGCTATGAATGTCACTCGACCGAATCGGGAAAAGCGAAAGGTGGCCTGCGCGTTGATACCCGTGATGCGCTGCTTCGTGGCGGTGAAGGCGGACCTGCGGTTGTGGCGAAATCGACGACGCGCAGTCTTCTCTATGAGGCAATCCTCTATGAGGACGGTGGTTATCAGATGCCGCCGAAAGGTAAGCTCCCGGCTCAGGTGATCGCTGACTTCCGCAAGTGGATCTTAATGGGGGCGCCTGATCCGCGAGTTACTCGCTCGCAGCCCGCCGTGGCGACGGAAATCGATATCGAGCAGGGTCGCAACTATTGGGCTTATCGGCAGCCGCAAGAGGCGAAGCCGTCGATGTCTACGGACGATTGGCTCCGGACGACGATCGACCGATTCGTGCACCAGTCGCAGCGATTACACGGGGTATCGCCGGTCGCGGACGCGGATGCACGTACTTTAATAAGGCGACTTCATTTTGTACTGACCGGTCTGCCGCCATCTCGCGATGCTGCGCAGGAGTGGAAGCGTGAGATCGAAGCGGCCGGTTCGGTCGGGCAGCGGCAAAGGGTCATTTCGAATCTGATCGACGAACTGCTCGCCTCGCCCCGGTTCGGAGAACATTGGGGTCGTCATTGGATGGACGTGGCCCGCTTCGCCGAATCAACCGGCGGCGACCAGAACAACATTTATCCCCACGCGTGGCGCTATCGCGATTACGTGATCGACAGCTTTAATTCCGACAAACCTTTCGACGACTTCATTAAGCAGCAGATTGCCGGTGACCTCCTGCCAATCGAGGACGATCAAGAGTGGGGTGAGAACGTCGTCGCGACCGGCTTCTTAGCCATTGGCGTTAAGTTCGTCGGTGAAGAGGACCAGCAGAAGTATCTCGCCGACTTGGTCGATGAGCAGGTCGATACGACGACCCGCGCCTTCCTCGCGACGACGGTCGCTTGTGCCCGCTGTCACGACCACAAGTTCGATCCGATCCCGCAGCATGACTATTACGCGATGGCGGGCATCTTCCGGTCGACCGCCACGCATTACGGCTTGCTGAGAGCACAGGCCCGCCAAGCCACGACACTCCTCGATCTCACCGGGATGGGTCTGCCCGCCGGTACGCCGCAGGCCACGAGAGAAGAACTCGCGCAGCTTCAACAGGATCGCGATGATGCTGAGAAGGCCTTGTCCGACGCGATGTCGAAGATCCGCTCCGGGGAGAACGTGTTTCGAGGAACATTGCGTCGGTTGCGGTCTCAACGCGATGAGACCGCCGCCGCGCTCCTAGCCTACGGCGCCGGCGGAGAAGCCCGGGTGCTTGCGATGGGAACGCAAGATCATGAGTTTCCATTACGAACCCGTTTGCTCGTTCGGGGCGAATTGGACAAGCCGGCTCAAGAGGTCTCGAGGGGCGTTTTGCAGGTCTTGTCCGAGTCGGGAAAAAACTCATTTCCACCGACGATGAGGGGTAGCGGACGCGTTGAACTCGCGGAATGGATCGCCTCGAAAGACAATCCGCTCACCGCGCGAGTAATGGCCAACCGCATCTGGCACTGGATGTTCGGCCGCGGCCTCGTCCGAACTGTCGATGATTTCGGCGAGAGCGGTGACCGTCCTTCCAACCCGGAATTGCTCGACTATTTGGCGACTCGATTTGTCGACGAAGATTGGTCCACGAAATCATTAATTCGAGAAATCGCTCAATCGCGGACTTGGCAATTGTCATCGCAGTACGACGAAGCCGACGCCGAGATCGATCCTGACAATCGCTATCTGTGGAGAGCGAACAGGCGACGGTTGGAAGCGGAATCGATTCGCGATGCCATGCTCGCCGTATCGGGCCAACTTGAGGTCCAGCGCCCCGCCGGAACTCTGTTGCGGTCGGTCGGCGAGGGTGGTGTCGGGCAAAATGTCTTCGAGCCCGATATTCGAGCGATCGAGACGAACTGCCGCTCGGTCTATCTTCCCCGGGTGCGGGGCGTGTTGCCGGAAGTGATTGAACTCTTTGACGCACCTGACGCAGGTCTGGTGACCGGCGCGAGGGAGAGCACGGCGAGTCCGCTGCAGGCACTCTACCTGATGAACAATGCCTTCGTTCAAGAGCAGGCGATCGATGCTGCGGGGCGAACAAAGAAGGGTAATGTTCGAGAGCAAGTCGCCGATGTGTTTCATCTCGTCCTCGGGCGTTCGCCGACGGCGGTAGAAGCCGCAGCTGCCGAAGTGTACTTGGCGAACCGTCTCAATTCGGTGACACAAACTCAAATTCAGTCGGATCAACCTGGTCGAAATGATCGCGGTTTTGGACGGCGAGGTCGCGGGCGGGGACAACGTTCGGCGATCCCAGCGGACGAACCCCCAGTGACCGAGGCTGCAGTGACACCGATGCCCGCGTTGGCCGAACTCATTCAAGCATTAATGTGCACGGCCGAATTCCAACAAATTAATTAAGAGCCACGGGACGCGTCTCATGTCACGTAACTATTGCGGAAAGCGGTACTCGGTCGCATCGCGACGTGATGCTTTAAAGACCCTCTCGGCCGGTTTCGGATTTCTCGGCTTTGCCGGTCTCGCCGCTGCCGAGAGTTCGTCAAAGCAACCGCTGCTGGCGTCAAAGAGACCGCACTTCGAACCGAAAGCAAAACGGGTCATCTTCCTGTGCATGCGCGGCGGTCCCTCTCACGTCGACACTTTTGATTACAAGCCGAGACTCAAGGCCGACCACGGCAGAGCCTCTCATTACGGAACGCCGTGGTGTCGATCGCCGTGGAATTTTAAGCAGCATGGCGAGAGCGGACTCTATCTCTCCGAGCTGTTCCCGAATCTGGCGAATCACGCCGACGATCTTTGCGTGCTTAACGGCATGCACTGCGATCAACCGGCGCATGCCCAGGCGATGCTGCAGATGCATACCGGCAGTTTCCAGTTCGTGCGGCCCTCGCTTGGGGCATGGACGCTGTACGGGCTGGGCACGGAGAGCCGGGACCTTCCCGGCTTCATCTCGATCAATCCGCCGACCGCGACCGGCGGAGCTCAAAATTACGGCAGTGCATTTTTGCCGGCGGCGTACCAAGGGACGAAGTTCAACATTCAAGACAGCAGTCAGCGCAACCGCCGTATTGATCGCATGCGGCGTGGCGAAGCCAACCCGCACGGAATTAATAACGCCGTTAATGATCGCCTGACGAATACCGCACAACGCGCGCAGTTAGATCTGATCGGCGAACTGAATCGAGCGAAGCTCACCCGTGATGGTCATAACCCGCACGTCGAAGCGGCGATTGAAAACTACGAGCTTGCCTTCCGCATGCAGGACGCGGTTCCCGAGGTGATGGATATTTCAAGGGAGACCGACGAGACGTTCCAGCTCTATGGAATTAATGAAGACCCGACCGACGGTTTCGGACGGCAATGTCTGCTCGCACGACGCTTTGCCGAGGCGGGTGTTCGGTTTATCGAACTCGGCCACGGCAGTTGGGATCAGCACAGCAACCTGCAAACGGCGATGGCCGACAACTGCGCCGAAACGGACAAGCCGATCGCGGGCCTGCTCGCCGATCTAAAGCGGCAAGATCTGCTGAAAGACACGCTCGTGATCTGGGGCGGCGAATTCGGGCGGACCCCCTACAGCGACAGCGGTTCCGGTCGAGACCACAATCATAAAGGTTACACAATGTGGATGGCCGGAGGCGGAGTGAAGGGCGGCTTCTCCTATGGCCGCACCGACGAACACGGCTACGAAGCCATCGAAAACAAGATGCACGTCCGGGATTGGCACGCCACGATCCTGCACTTGCTCGGCCTGGACCATGAAGAACTGACCTATCGACACGCGGGCCGCGAAATGCGAATCACCGACGTCGGCGGCTCCGTCGCGCAGGAGATCATTGCCTGAAGGTCGGCTTATGTCGCGGGGGGACGCGTCGGTGTCCACTCCAACCGCTGCGCGCGCTCGATCCGCGGCTCACAGGAGCCTCGGCTTGTATGAGTCATTATTTTTTTCACCCACCACGAGCACCGCTTCCTGAGAAGCGGTGGCCGAGCGCGGCGACGAGCATCGCGGATTATTGAGCGGCGATAGCCCGATCGGCCTGCGTCTCTCAGGAGACGCGGCTTGTAACGCTCTCCGATGGCTGGCGCCTCGGGCTGGTATGACGGGGAGATCGGGAGAGGCGGGAGAGGTTCGAAAGATGCTCGTCTCGCCCATTCACTCGTCTCACCCCCTTTAGCCTCTCGCCTCTCACCGCTCACCTACTTCTTCGCCCGCTTGCGTTCATTCTCGGTGAGCAGGATCTTTCGCAGGCGGATCGCGTCGGGGGTGACTTCGACCCATTCGTCCGACTCAATATATTCCAGGGCCGACTCTAAGGTGAGTTGGCGGGGGGGCTTGAGCATGATCGCGTCGTCGGCGCCGGAGCTGCGAACGTTGGTCAGTTTCTTCTCACGGATCGGATTAACGACGAGGTCGTTGTCGCGGCTGTTTTCGCCGATGAGCATGCCTTCATAGACTGGGGCACCGGGGGGGACGAGCATTTCGGCTCGTTCCTGTAACTTCCACAATGCGTAGGCGACAGCCTGCCCTTGCACCTGAGAAATTAAGACTCCGTTCTTGCGATGGGGCACATCCCCTTCCTGCGGCTTATAAGCATCGAAGCGGTGGTGGATGATCGCTTCGCCCCGGCTGGCATTTAAGAGCTTGGTTCTTAATCCGATCAAGCCGCGAGCGGGGATGCTGAATTCGAGATGGGTCATTCCCGTGGAGCCGGCGGTCATTTCGTTGACCTGACCCCGACGATTACCGACCAATTCCATAATGCCGCCCACGGACTCTGCGGGCACATCAATGACGAGTTCTTCGAACGGCTCATGCCACTTGCCGTCGATCTCGCGACGGATGACCTCCGGCTTGCCGACGGAAAGTTCGTAGCCTTCGCGGCGCATCGTTTCAATTAAGACGGCCAGGTGCAGGACTCCGCGGCCGGAGACTTTAAAGCTGTCTTTATCGCCGGTCTCTTCGACGCGAAGGGCGACGTTCGACTCGAGTTCGCGCATCAGTCGTTCGCGGATATTCCGGCTGGTGACGTACTTGCCGCTCTTACCGGCGAAGGGGCTGCTGTTGACGGTGAAGAGCATTGAGAGGGTTGGCTCGTCGACGCTGATGCGGTTCAGCGGGGTGCCGCCCTCGGCGTCGGTGACGGTATCGCCGATGTCGGGCTGGGGCAGGCCGATTAATGCGACGACGTCGCCGGCCTGGGCATCTTCGACGGCGATGCGACCGAGTTTGTCGAACATTTCGATCGAGTCGATCTTGCCGGTCGTCGTAGTGCCGTCGGCGCGGTGGAGGGCGATCTTCTGTCCCTTTTTTACTCGGCCCGAGGCAACGCGACCGGTCACGATGCGGCCGACGAACTCTGAGTAGGAAAGGGTCGTGACCATCATTTGGAACGGGCCGTCGGGGTCGACGTCGGGACCGGGAACCCTCTCAACGACGAGGTCGAGGATCGGCGCGATGGTGCCTTCGCGCTCGGCGGGGTCGTGGACAGCGTAGCCCGACCGGCCGGAGGCGAAGATATAAGGGAAGTCGAGTGTTTCATCGTCCGCTCCGAGTTCCATAAAGAGCTCGAAGGTTTCGTCGAGCACTTCGGACGGGCGGGCATCGGGGCGATCGATTTTGTTGACGACCACGATTGGTCGCAGGCCGACCTCCAGCGCTTTTTGGACCACGAAGCGGGTTTGGGGGCGGGGGCCTTCGAAGGAATCGACCAGCACGAGGCAACCATCGGCCATGCGCAGAACGCGTTCGACTTCGCCTCCGAAATCGGCGTGGCCCGGTGTATCAATGATGTTGATTCGGACGTCTTTATAGGTCAGCGCAATGTTCTTGCTCAAAATAGTGATGCCGCGCTCGCGCTCCAAATCATTGGAATCGAGAATGCAATCCTGGGTCAGTTGGGCATCACGGAATTGACCGGATTGCCGGAGAAGGGCATCAACGAGTGTGGTCTTGCCGTGATCGACATGCGCGATAATGGCTAAATTTCGGACGTCTTGTCGGCGCATCGGAAGGGCAATCGTAAGGCGGGAAGCGGAACAGGGCGGGATTCTATAGCGTTGCGGCTAAGTACGATAGCGCGTTGGACCAGAGACGCGGTGCAATTGCGTACTCCGAATGTCGCAAGACGATTTCCGCTGAGTGGTTGGAGTGAGTGCGGGTTTCACAATGCCTGCTGCACGGGGTTGCCTGACGGTCGAATCGGGAGTGTTTTCCAAATTATGAGACTTCCGTTAATCCCGGCGACGGGTGTTCCGGGCCGCATAGACACCCGGTCGAGGGCCGCTCATATTGGAGAAGTCCAGAAGTTCAGCGGAGCCTGTGCACGATGCGATTGCTGTCAGCACGCGTTCAGAATTTCAAATGCGTCAACGATTCGGGCGTTTTCGCAGTGCATCCGCGCGTCACGTGCCTGATCGGGCGCAACGAGAGCGGCAAAACGGCAATTCTGCAGGCGCTGGAAAGGACCAATCCGGAGCCTCGCAGGCCGAGCCGATTTGAGGAGCTCGAGTTTCCGCGGATTCGAGCGACGGAACTGGGTTCAAGCGACAGCCAGTTTGAGGTCGTCCGGACCACTTGGACGGTCGATGAAGCGACTCGAACGGCTATCGAGGAATTTGTCGGACCGGGAGTGCTCATCTCGGACGATGTCGAGTTTATCAAGCATTTCGATGGCTCGGAAAAGTGGAATGTCAAGATTGACGAAACGCGTTGCCTGGAGAGCAATCTCTGCGACACGGAATTGCCGGCTGGGGAGAAGCAGTCTTTGCGAGACGCAAAGACGATCAAACGCGCGGTCGAATACCTGGAAGGTAAGAAAAACGGTGAAGGAGGGTTGTCCCATGCGGAGGGCGAGCTTCTCGGTCGTTTGTGGGACCGATTCGGTGAGGCCGATTTTTCGTGCCGGACGGCGATCGGTCACCGGATCAAGAGCACCCTACCCCGGCTCGTTTATTTTGACGAGTATACGCGGCTGCCGGGAACGGTGTCGCTCGACGATCTCCGAAGCCGCCCAGGTGCGTGGGATGAACCTGGGATGCGTGTTTTCCGTGCCCTCCTCGAATTGGCGAATTGCGATGTCGACACGCTCGCGGAGATACGGCAGTACGACCGGTTGCAGGCGGATCTGT contains:
- a CDS encoding DUF1501 domain-containing protein, whose protein sequence is MSRNYCGKRYSVASRRDALKTLSAGFGFLGFAGLAAAESSSKQPLLASKRPHFEPKAKRVIFLCMRGGPSHVDTFDYKPRLKADHGRASHYGTPWCRSPWNFKQHGESGLYLSELFPNLANHADDLCVLNGMHCDQPAHAQAMLQMHTGSFQFVRPSLGAWTLYGLGTESRDLPGFISINPPTATGGAQNYGSAFLPAAYQGTKFNIQDSSQRNRRIDRMRRGEANPHGINNAVNDRLTNTAQRAQLDLIGELNRAKLTRDGHNPHVEAAIENYELAFRMQDAVPEVMDISRETDETFQLYGINEDPTDGFGRQCLLARRFAEAGVRFIELGHGSWDQHSNLQTAMADNCAETDKPIAGLLADLKRQDLLKDTLVIWGGEFGRTPYSDSGSGRDHNHKGYTMWMAGGGVKGGFSYGRTDEHGYEAIENKMHVRDWHATILHLLGLDHEELTYRHAGREMRITDVGGSVAQEIIA
- the typA gene encoding translational GTPase TypA, whose amino-acid sequence is MRRQDVRNLAIIAHVDHGKTTLVDALLRQSGQFRDAQLTQDCILDSNDLERERGITILSKNIALTYKDVRINIIDTPGHADFGGEVERVLRMADGCLVLVDSFEGPRPQTRFVVQKALEVGLRPIVVVNKIDRPDARPSEVLDETFELFMELGADDETLDFPYIFASGRSGYAVHDPAEREGTIAPILDLVVERVPGPDVDPDGPFQMMVTTLSYSEFVGRIVTGRVASGRVKKGQKIALHRADGTTTTGKIDSIEMFDKLGRIAVEDAQAGDVVALIGLPQPDIGDTVTDAEGGTPLNRISVDEPTLSMLFTVNSSPFAGKSGKYVTSRNIRERLMRELESNVALRVEETGDKDSFKVSGRGVLHLAVLIETMRREGYELSVGKPEVIRREIDGKWHEPFEELVIDVPAESVGGIMELVGNRRGQVNEMTAGSTGMTHLEFSIPARGLIGLRTKLLNASRGEAIIHHRFDAYKPQEGDVPHRKNGVLISQVQGQAVAYALWKLQERAEMLVPPGAPVYEGMLIGENSRDNDLVVNPIREKKLTNVRSSGADDAIMLKPPRQLTLESALEYIESDEWVEVTPDAIRLRKILLTENERKRAKK
- a CDS encoding PSD1 and planctomycete cytochrome C domain-containing protein; its protein translation is MRAYAQSTFILMAVVAGLAAVMNLNSAAADETDAGLRFFEAKIRPALIKHCYECHSTESGKAKGGLRVDTRDALLRGGEGGPAVVAKSTTRSLLYEAILYEDGGYQMPPKGKLPAQVIADFRKWILMGAPDPRVTRSQPAVATEIDIEQGRNYWAYRQPQEAKPSMSTDDWLRTTIDRFVHQSQRLHGVSPVADADARTLIRRLHFVLTGLPPSRDAAQEWKREIEAAGSVGQRQRVISNLIDELLASPRFGEHWGRHWMDVARFAESTGGDQNNIYPHAWRYRDYVIDSFNSDKPFDDFIKQQIAGDLLPIEDDQEWGENVVATGFLAIGVKFVGEEDQQKYLADLVDEQVDTTTRAFLATTVACARCHDHKFDPIPQHDYYAMAGIFRSTATHYGLLRAQARQATTLLDLTGMGLPAGTPQATREELAQLQQDRDDAEKALSDAMSKIRSGENVFRGTLRRLRSQRDETAAALLAYGAGGEARVLAMGTQDHEFPLRTRLLVRGELDKPAQEVSRGVLQVLSESGKNSFPPTMRGSGRVELAEWIASKDNPLTARVMANRIWHWMFGRGLVRTVDDFGESGDRPSNPELLDYLATRFVDEDWSTKSLIREIAQSRTWQLSSQYDEADAEIDPDNRYLWRANRRRLEAESIRDAMLAVSGQLEVQRPAGTLLRSVGEGGVGQNVFEPDIRAIETNCRSVYLPRVRGVLPEVIELFDAPDAGLVTGARESTASPLQALYLMNNAFVQEQAIDAAGRTKKGNVREQVADVFHLVLGRSPTAVEAAAAEVYLANRLNSVTQTQIQSDQPGRNDRGFGRRGRGRGQRSAIPADEPPVTEAAVTPMPALAELIQALMCTAEFQQIN